From Anaerohalosphaera lusitana, one genomic window encodes:
- a CDS encoding S9 family peptidase, with the protein MFKCRFLWVCVVGLSFFAVSSGQAVTIDDADEPVAIDMWLMSGPFDVPMPVDAEEENIFDKTYGIDDQLKFDFVNVDELRPGAGDGFAWSTAERSSWKVSGADGSGKLELGGGEGDVPQVYYLAAYVSVDRWTQADLTLKSCHLLEVFVDGESVKTKTSSQKPGDDGEASAGELKAELKLDTGKHLVVVKCLRDPENAAGWFVESVLKVDEKTVPAEMSFDLAPAGPISLSEAMDAANVSHVSVSPDGSVAAVVQWQYLDGGDSHEYWLELRRVSDGELLRTYRGPISIKSPEWTPDGRAISFVDRDGGKSTIWVMDIESGMMEPVLRGVKDFGGYSWSPDGSFIIYSVTEKESADSLGVHHVRDLDRRDGRTRSESYLYLLNVEAGTKRRLTFGDPGTRLQDISPDCERIIYSRSWRDYSERPFSKSEFVELDLETMEARELWENNWYAGAEYSPDGKRLLVVGGPDMFGGAGRNTPSETISNAYDSQAFIYDLETTSIDPITKDFRPEIKNGAWNDFDGKIYFETADKAFVRIYRYDPDSREFEMVETDREVASDWDMADKAGVAVYEAASTNVPGEVFAMELASGQKWTLVEPDAEFWERIELAEVKDWSFENEDGDEIMGRVYYPLDFDPARKYPCIVYYYSGTSPTSRNFSTSFHRYAANGYVTYVLQPSGAVGFGQEFSAKHVNDWGKKVAGEIITGVKKLVEEHDFIDAERIGCTGGSYGGFMTMYLQTQTDIFSAAVSHAGISSIAGYWGEGYSGFGYCAISAAESYPWNRWDIYVNQSPLFNADKIHTPLLLTHGTADTNVPTGQSTQMYTALKLLGRPVEMLEFKGEGHGIGNYKRRVAAAKAKLAWFDKYLKDQPQWWDDMYGEDE; encoded by the coding sequence GTGTTTAAGTGCAGATTTTTGTGGGTTTGTGTTGTTGGGCTTTCTTTTTTTGCGGTTTCTTCGGGACAGGCGGTTACGATTGATGATGCCGATGAGCCGGTAGCGATAGATATGTGGCTGATGAGCGGTCCTTTCGATGTGCCGATGCCGGTGGATGCGGAAGAGGAGAATATTTTTGATAAGACGTATGGGATTGACGATCAGCTCAAGTTTGATTTTGTGAATGTGGATGAACTGCGGCCCGGGGCGGGGGATGGGTTTGCGTGGAGTACTGCTGAGCGATCGAGCTGGAAGGTGAGCGGGGCGGATGGATCGGGTAAGCTGGAGCTGGGGGGCGGCGAGGGTGACGTGCCGCAGGTGTATTATCTGGCGGCGTATGTTAGTGTGGATCGGTGGACGCAGGCGGATCTGACGCTGAAGAGCTGTCATCTGCTGGAGGTGTTCGTTGACGGTGAGTCGGTCAAAACGAAGACGTCGTCGCAGAAGCCGGGTGATGACGGGGAGGCGAGTGCGGGGGAGCTCAAGGCGGAACTGAAGCTGGATACGGGAAAGCATCTGGTGGTCGTGAAGTGTCTGCGTGATCCGGAGAATGCGGCTGGGTGGTTTGTAGAGTCAGTGTTGAAGGTTGATGAAAAGACGGTACCTGCTGAGATGAGTTTCGATCTTGCTCCGGCGGGGCCGATAAGTCTTTCGGAGGCGATGGACGCGGCGAATGTTTCGCATGTGTCGGTGTCGCCGGACGGTTCGGTCGCGGCAGTGGTTCAGTGGCAGTATCTGGACGGCGGGGACAGTCATGAGTACTGGCTGGAGCTACGGCGGGTCAGTGACGGAGAGCTGCTGCGGACTTATCGCGGGCCGATCAGTATCAAGTCGCCGGAGTGGACGCCGGACGGCAGGGCGATAAGTTTTGTCGATCGGGACGGGGGCAAGAGTACGATATGGGTGATGGATATTGAGAGCGGGATGATGGAGCCGGTGCTGCGGGGAGTGAAGGATTTTGGCGGGTATTCATGGTCGCCGGACGGGTCGTTCATTATTTACAGCGTTACGGAGAAGGAGTCGGCGGATTCTCTGGGTGTGCATCATGTGAGGGATCTGGACAGGCGTGACGGGAGGACTCGGAGCGAGAGTTATCTGTACCTGCTGAACGTGGAGGCGGGGACGAAGAGGCGGCTGACGTTTGGTGACCCGGGGACACGGCTGCAGGATATCAGCCCGGACTGTGAGCGGATCATTTACAGCAGGAGCTGGCGGGATTATAGCGAGAGGCCCTTCTCGAAGAGCGAGTTTGTTGAGCTGGATCTTGAGACGATGGAGGCGAGGGAGCTTTGGGAGAACAATTGGTACGCTGGTGCCGAGTATTCGCCGGACGGTAAGAGGCTGCTGGTGGTAGGCGGGCCCGACATGTTTGGCGGAGCGGGTAGGAATACGCCGAGCGAAACTATTTCGAATGCGTATGACAGCCAGGCGTTTATCTATGACCTGGAGACGACGAGCATCGATCCGATCACGAAGGATTTCAGGCCGGAGATCAAGAACGGGGCGTGGAACGATTTTGACGGCAAGATATACTTCGAGACAGCGGATAAGGCGTTTGTTCGGATCTACAGGTATGATCCGGACAGCCGGGAGTTTGAGATGGTCGAGACGGACAGGGAGGTTGCGAGTGATTGGGATATGGCGGATAAGGCGGGGGTGGCTGTTTACGAGGCTGCGAGTACGAATGTGCCGGGGGAAGTGTTTGCGATGGAGCTTGCGAGCGGACAGAAGTGGACCCTTGTTGAGCCTGATGCGGAGTTTTGGGAGCGGATCGAGCTTGCTGAGGTGAAGGACTGGTCGTTTGAGAACGAAGACGGCGATGAGATCATGGGGCGGGTTTATTATCCGCTGGATTTTGATCCCGCGAGGAAGTATCCGTGTATCGTTTATTATTATAGTGGGACGAGTCCAACGTCGCGTAACTTCAGTACGAGCTTTCACAGGTATGCGGCGAATGGTTATGTTACGTATGTTTTGCAGCCCAGCGGTGCGGTCGGGTTCGGGCAGGAGTTTTCGGCCAAGCATGTCAATGACTGGGGTAAGAAGGTTGCTGGCGAGATCATTACGGGCGTGAAGAAGCTCGTTGAGGAGCATGATTTTATCGATGCCGAGCGGATCGGCTGTACGGGCGGTTCGTATGGCGGGTTCATGACGATGTATCTGCAGACGCAGACGGACATTTTCAGTGCGGCTGTTTCGCATGCGGGTATCAGCTCGATCGCAGGTTACTGGGGAGAGGGCTACAGCGGTTTCGGTTATTGTGCGATCTCGGCGGCGGAGAGTTATCCGTGGAACCGGTGGGATATTTATGTGAATCAGAGCCCGCTGTTCAACGCGGACAAGATACACACGCCTTTGCTGCTTACGCATGGGACAGCAGATACGAACGTGCCCACTGGACAGAGTACTCAGATGTATACTGCGCTGAAGCTGCTGGGTCGGCCCGTTGAGATGCTGGAGTTCAAGGGTGAGGGGCACGGCATTGGTAATTACAAGAGGCGGGTTGCTGCTGCGAAGGCGAAGCTGGCGTGGTTCGATAAGTATCTCAAGGACCAGCCGCAATGGTGGGACGATATGTATGGGGAGGATGAGTAG